A genome region from Arthrobacter sp. SLBN-100 includes the following:
- a CDS encoding App1 family protein, with protein MDSAPNDSSQNTAPATTRDALSGNQVFRLAHWLSDAVNLVRIRLARRWKFVPQTVAYQGYGSTSQVRVLGRVLLTQKPLPGSKADHAARNGNQNIRGWRAFTSVPLQFTDVEITIGDVVTHVRADRGGLVDTEVDVRLSPGWHTAILRAEGTEPVEARIHVIAPDVKFGIVSDIDDTVMVTALPRPFLALWNTFVLSERARMATPGMAVLLDRLTVEHPDAPVIYLSTGPWNAAPTLARFLSRNMYPAGPLLLTDWGLTQDRWFRSGQDHKLRNLERLAKEFPDMRWLLIGDNGQHDEAIYSSFAQDNPDKVAAIAIRQLSISESVFAGGHSEDGDHTTSRVPWIYSPDGAGIAKRLAVLGVL; from the coding sequence ATGGACTCGGCTCCGAATGATTCGTCACAGAACACAGCGCCCGCCACGACTCGGGACGCGCTCTCCGGGAACCAGGTGTTCCGGCTGGCGCACTGGCTCTCCGACGCCGTTAACCTGGTTCGGATCCGGCTGGCCAGGCGCTGGAAATTCGTTCCCCAGACCGTCGCGTACCAGGGTTACGGCTCCACCAGCCAAGTGAGGGTGTTGGGCCGGGTGCTGCTGACGCAGAAGCCGCTGCCCGGAAGCAAGGCCGATCATGCGGCGCGCAACGGCAACCAGAACATCCGCGGGTGGCGTGCCTTCACGAGTGTCCCGCTGCAGTTTACCGACGTCGAAATCACCATCGGCGACGTTGTCACCCATGTCCGTGCGGACCGGGGTGGGCTCGTTGACACGGAAGTGGACGTCCGGCTTTCGCCGGGCTGGCACACTGCCATCCTGCGGGCGGAAGGCACAGAGCCAGTCGAGGCGCGGATCCACGTCATTGCGCCGGACGTGAAGTTCGGCATCGTCTCCGATATTGATGACACCGTGATGGTGACGGCGCTGCCCCGGCCTTTCCTGGCCCTCTGGAACACTTTTGTGCTGAGCGAACGGGCCCGCATGGCCACGCCCGGGATGGCGGTCCTGCTGGACCGGCTCACCGTTGAGCACCCGGACGCTCCGGTGATCTACCTCTCCACCGGGCCATGGAACGCAGCGCCCACACTGGCCCGCTTCCTGAGCCGCAACATGTACCCGGCCGGACCCCTGCTGCTGACGGACTGGGGCCTGACGCAGGACCGCTGGTTCCGCAGCGGCCAGGACCACAAGCTGCGCAACCTCGAGCGGCTCGCCAAGGAATTCCCGGACATGCGCTGGCTGCTGATCGGCGACAACGGCCAGCACGATGAGGCGATCTACTCAAGCTTCGCCCAGGACAACCCGGACAAGGTGGCCGCCATCGCCATCCGCCAGCTGTCCATCAGCGAGTCCGTATTCGCAGGCGGCCACTCCGAGGACGGGGACCACACCACGTCCCGGGTGCCCTGGATCTACTCCCCTGATGGCGCCGGCATCGCCAAACGGCTGGCCGTGCTGGGCGTCCTCTAG
- a CDS encoding glycoside hydrolase family 1 protein has protein sequence MHISARDLAALIPQGFTLGVATAAFQIEGALDEDGRGPAGWDAFAAKPGAIVEDQSPKTACDHYHRMPQDVALMKQLGVDSYRFSFAWPRIQPTGSGPANRAGLAFYDRLLDELLANGISPMATIYHWDTPLALDEDGGWMNRDTAYRLGEYAAILADAFGDRVARWVTINEPATVSTNGYTLGLHSPGKELLLGAFPTVHHQLLGHGLAVQALRAAKVPGEIGMTNVYSPMVPNSINPLDYLSAGLMDLAQNRLYADPVLTGKYPDLIRAAKFFSSFEHPEEDMELISQPLDFYGLNYYMPTKVAVGPGGGAVPASMAEAMGSDLSATGSGGTPFHVETWPEADITSYGWPVKPEYMEVALKEMAERYPNLPPVILTEGGASFEDIIVRDKSTNTRFIPDERRLKYLSDHLQAALRATAPGGEAESIDLRGYYVWSLMDNFEWSAGYNQPFGLLHVDRETLERTPKASYFWYQELIEERDLAAAADVAIAAAAAPDSLDREVLDAESPDDGVTPLGASA, from the coding sequence ATGCATATATCCGCGAGGGACCTCGCTGCACTCATCCCGCAGGGGTTCACGCTTGGCGTGGCCACGGCAGCGTTCCAGATCGAAGGCGCACTGGACGAGGACGGCCGTGGACCCGCCGGCTGGGATGCGTTCGCCGCCAAGCCCGGCGCCATCGTGGAGGACCAAAGCCCTAAGACAGCCTGCGACCACTATCACCGCATGCCCCAGGACGTGGCCCTCATGAAGCAGCTGGGCGTGGACTCGTACCGGTTCTCGTTCGCCTGGCCGCGCATCCAGCCCACCGGCAGCGGTCCGGCGAACCGCGCCGGCCTGGCCTTTTATGACCGGCTCCTGGACGAACTCCTGGCCAACGGAATCTCGCCCATGGCCACCATCTACCACTGGGATACACCGCTGGCGCTGGACGAGGACGGCGGGTGGATGAACCGGGACACGGCCTACCGCCTGGGCGAGTACGCCGCCATCCTCGCCGATGCCTTCGGCGACCGCGTCGCCCGCTGGGTGACCATTAATGAGCCCGCCACGGTGAGTACCAACGGTTACACCCTCGGCCTGCATTCGCCGGGCAAGGAGCTCCTCCTGGGTGCCTTTCCTACCGTCCACCACCAGCTGCTGGGGCACGGACTCGCCGTGCAGGCACTGCGCGCCGCGAAGGTGCCCGGCGAAATTGGCATGACGAACGTCTACTCGCCCATGGTCCCCAACTCCATCAACCCGCTGGACTACCTCAGCGCGGGCCTGATGGACCTGGCCCAGAACCGGCTCTACGCCGACCCCGTGCTCACCGGGAAATATCCGGACCTGATCCGGGCCGCCAAGTTCTTCAGCTCGTTCGAGCACCCCGAAGAGGACATGGAACTCATTTCCCAGCCGCTCGATTTCTACGGGCTCAACTACTACATGCCCACCAAGGTGGCTGTGGGCCCGGGTGGCGGGGCGGTGCCGGCGAGCATGGCGGAGGCCATGGGCAGCGACCTCAGCGCAACGGGCAGCGGCGGCACCCCCTTCCACGTGGAAACCTGGCCGGAAGCGGACATCACGTCCTATGGCTGGCCGGTGAAACCCGAGTACATGGAAGTTGCCCTGAAGGAGATGGCCGAACGGTACCCCAACCTGCCGCCCGTCATCCTCACCGAGGGCGGGGCCAGCTTCGAGGACATCATCGTCCGGGACAAGTCCACCAACACCCGGTTCATCCCTGACGAGCGCCGCCTGAAGTACCTCTCCGACCACCTTCAGGCTGCGCTGCGCGCCACCGCCCCGGGTGGCGAGGCCGAGTCCATCGACCTGCGCGGCTACTACGTGTGGTCGCTGATGGACAATTTCGAGTGGTCCGCGGGCTACAACCAGCCATTTGGGCTGCTGCACGTGGACCGGGAGACCCTGGAGCGGACCCCCAAGGCCTCCTACTTCTGGTACCAGGAGCTCATCGAGGAACGCGACCTTGCCGCCGCGGCGGACGTTGCCATCGCGGCGGCCGCTGCGCCTGACTCACTGGACCGGGAGGTCCTGGATGCGGAATCGCCCGACGACGGCGTCACCCCGTTGGGTGCCAGTGCTTAG
- a CDS encoding J domain-containing protein, which translates to MSDIPDYYTALRVPRDATQQQISRAYRALMRSHHPDLSVGRANAAEQNPVAGLPPPEAELLRIMQAFAVLRDPARRAAYDREVKAAPVARPASASETARDIPVRKVQRRGGLIGNTIRISPVHWESGPWA; encoded by the coding sequence ATGAGCGACATCCCGGACTACTACACGGCGTTGCGCGTCCCGCGGGACGCCACGCAACAGCAGATCTCGCGTGCCTACCGGGCCCTTATGCGCAGCCACCACCCGGACCTGTCCGTGGGCCGGGCCAACGCGGCTGAACAAAATCCGGTGGCGGGACTGCCACCACCGGAGGCGGAACTGCTGCGGATTATGCAGGCCTTCGCCGTCCTGCGTGATCCGGCCCGACGGGCAGCCTACGACCGCGAGGTAAAGGCTGCTCCGGTGGCCCGGCCAGCCTCGGCGTCGGAAACTGCGCGGGATATTCCGGTCCGCAAAGTCCAGCGCCGAGGCGGACTTATCGGGAACACGATCAGGATCAGCCCGGTGCATTGGGAAAGCGGACCGTGGGCCTAG
- a CDS encoding MerR family transcriptional regulator, producing the protein MAEREAGRAPVPAKGRALYAISVAAKLAGTGQQNIRLYETRGLVTPSRTSGGTRQYSDADITVLLRIGELLEQGLNLAGIAKVLELEEANLKLHRALKRARSRPPA; encoded by the coding sequence ATGGCAGAACGGGAAGCAGGACGGGCCCCCGTGCCCGCGAAGGGGCGTGCACTGTATGCCATTTCCGTTGCGGCGAAGCTGGCAGGCACCGGCCAGCAGAACATCCGCCTCTACGAGACGCGGGGCCTCGTGACCCCGTCCCGTACTTCCGGCGGGACGCGGCAGTACAGTGATGCGGACATCACCGTGCTGCTAAGGATCGGCGAACTCCTTGAACAGGGCCTGAACCTCGCCGGAATCGCCAAAGTGCTGGAACTGGAGGAAGCCAACCTCAAACTCCATCGGGCCCTGAAGCGGGCCCGGTCCCGGCCGCCCGCCTGA
- a CDS encoding phosphatase PAP2 family protein, with protein MDVPVGQQGSAGSGTSGKSTGRWRAFHDKFVVEERYVDPADRHSLYRSAAVLVAVGLALFLATLISVVQADGLSAADVPVRDWLLGLRSQTLTVIMIFLAIVFGPIALPIIVLVVVVVWGIAAKHAWRPIVLASAMLSGVIISQIILQIVRRSRPPVEQMLFGIDRTFSFPSGHVLGACDFLLVGTFLIYSRRKNRKSAVLGFIGAGIGIVLASVSRLYLGYHWLSDALASLSLSLVILGGVIALDTWRTARIPGERITGELSKAETPRE; from the coding sequence ATGGACGTGCCGGTGGGACAGCAGGGATCAGCAGGCTCGGGAACCAGCGGGAAGAGTACCGGCAGATGGCGGGCCTTCCACGACAAGTTCGTGGTGGAGGAGCGCTATGTGGACCCGGCCGACAGGCACAGCCTGTACCGCTCGGCTGCCGTCCTGGTGGCGGTGGGGCTGGCGCTCTTCCTCGCCACCCTCATCAGCGTGGTCCAGGCCGACGGACTCTCCGCAGCCGACGTGCCCGTCCGCGACTGGCTGCTCGGGCTGAGGTCCCAGACGCTGACAGTCATCATGATCTTCCTGGCCATAGTCTTTGGTCCGATTGCCCTGCCCATCATCGTGCTGGTGGTGGTTGTCGTATGGGGAATCGCAGCCAAGCACGCCTGGCGTCCCATCGTCCTGGCGTCCGCGATGCTCTCCGGGGTAATCATTTCGCAGATCATCCTCCAGATTGTGCGCCGCTCCCGTCCGCCGGTGGAGCAAATGCTCTTCGGCATAGACCGCACCTTCTCGTTCCCCTCCGGACACGTCCTGGGGGCCTGCGACTTCCTGCTGGTGGGAACGTTCTTGATTTACTCCCGCCGGAAGAACCGGAAGTCCGCGGTTCTGGGGTTCATCGGGGCGGGGATCGGCATTGTGCTGGCCTCCGTCAGCCGGTTGTACCTGGGCTACCACTGGCTTAGCGACGCTCTGGCCTCCCTCTCGCTGTCGCTGGTGATCCTTGGTGGAGTCATTGCCCTGGATACCTGGCGGACGGCAAGGATTCCGGGCGAACGGATCACCGGCGAACTCTCTAAGGCTGAAACTCCGCGGGAATGA
- a CDS encoding DNA alkylation repair protein encodes MGVMNELIDPPAIANLVDILRETSMGVRWERTAAAAAGLGDLNLRARTDLVARALVADIRECSDGKAYTTAAGSFRAALSVPEFTGWVLWPVSEAAVTLALDSGALEDFDDSLALLAGLTPRLTGEFAIRRLLAKDPDRALEAVQAWTGSPDEHVRRLASEGTRPYLPWAVRVPALVQRPEATLPILDALYRDSSEYVRRSVANHLNDLARHAPDAVVAAARRWLSAADSNTEWVVRHGLRTLVKKGHPGALALLGFAPASVAVTGPRLDQETLTVPGELTFAFEISNTGAQDVRLAVDYLVHYRKANGSLSAKVFKISTLTLAPGESRSLSKRHAFRQMTTRVHHPGLHALELQINGAVHGRTEFLLETAWTEPRRSLW; translated from the coding sequence ATGGGCGTGATGAACGAACTGATTGACCCGCCGGCCATAGCCAACCTCGTCGATATCCTCAGGGAAACCTCGATGGGAGTGCGGTGGGAGCGGACCGCTGCCGCCGCTGCGGGCCTCGGTGACCTCAATTTGCGGGCCCGGACCGATCTGGTGGCCCGGGCGCTCGTGGCTGACATCCGGGAGTGCAGCGACGGCAAGGCGTATACGACGGCGGCCGGCAGCTTCCGCGCTGCCCTGTCCGTCCCGGAATTCACCGGCTGGGTCCTGTGGCCGGTCTCGGAGGCGGCCGTCACCCTCGCCCTGGATTCCGGAGCCTTGGAGGACTTTGACGACAGCCTGGCGCTGCTGGCCGGACTCACGCCGAGGCTTACCGGGGAATTCGCCATCCGGCGTCTCCTCGCCAAGGACCCGGACCGCGCCCTGGAAGCAGTCCAGGCGTGGACGGGGAGCCCGGATGAGCACGTGCGCCGGCTGGCGAGCGAGGGCACCCGGCCCTATCTGCCGTGGGCGGTCCGCGTTCCCGCCCTCGTCCAGCGTCCTGAAGCCACCCTCCCCATCCTTGATGCCCTCTACCGGGATTCCTCGGAGTACGTGCGGCGTTCGGTGGCGAACCACCTCAACGACCTTGCCCGGCACGCCCCGGATGCCGTTGTTGCCGCCGCCCGGCGCTGGCTCTCCGCAGCGGACAGCAACACAGAGTGGGTGGTCCGCCATGGGCTCCGCACGCTGGTCAAGAAGGGACATCCCGGCGCGCTGGCACTGCTGGGCTTCGCCCCGGCGTCGGTGGCCGTTACCGGGCCGCGGCTTGACCAGGAAACACTCACCGTGCCGGGTGAGCTGACGTTCGCCTTTGAGATTTCCAATACCGGGGCGCAGGACGTGCGGCTCGCGGTGGACTACCTGGTGCACTACCGGAAAGCCAACGGCAGCCTGTCCGCGAAGGTCTTCAAGATCTCCACCCTGACCCTTGCCCCGGGAGAGAGCCGGAGCCTGTCCAAACGCCACGCCTTCCGGCAGATGACCACCCGGGTGCACCATCCAGGACTGCATGCGCTGGAGCTGCAGATCAACGGCGCCGTGCACGGGCGCACCGAGTTCCTGCTGGAGACGGCCTGGACCGAACCTAGAAGGAGCCTGTGGTGA
- a CDS encoding S8 family serine peptidase — MFRSRSPQRQNKDPKIRTPAFVLSAAAVLVSAVALAATAVPASAVPPAGTGATRYIVQYSANADVAAEAAGLRAQGVAVGRTFSHAVRAAVVTANPAQAAALARSGRVVSVEVDLPVTVSATEQPAPWGLDRIDQKSLPLSGSYTWTSSGAGVTAYVVDTGVLASHTDFGGRVAAGWSAVADGRGSSDCNGHGTHVAGSVAGSTYGVAKAATVVPVRVLDCNGSGYNSDVVAGLDWVAANHTAGTPAVANLSLGGGASTTVDAAIQAVINDGVTAVVAAGNSAVDACNSSPARVPAAVTVAASDSADRQASFSNFGSCVDLYAPGVGITSTYYTSATATASMSGTSMASPHTAGAAALLLSQNPALTPAQVGAALTSNATAGVITGATSGTPNRLLFAGTVAAAPAPAPVAPAPTVTAVRPGTDATAVVAGTNVTATFSAAVQGVTSGTFVLKNAAGSAIPATVAYNATTRTATLDPAASLAADMRYTATLVGGTSAIRDSAGTPLASTSWSFLTGPAPLVTSTTPGSNALLVRRTNSISVTFNEAVQGVTGTTFTIKNAATGALVPASVYRNGTTNQWILDPSQSLAAKTKYTVTVTGGGAAVRDLAGNPFAGRSWQFTTGSF; from the coding sequence ATGTTTCGCTCACGCAGCCCACAACGCCAAAACAAGGACCCCAAAATTCGTACTCCCGCCTTTGTGCTCTCCGCCGCAGCAGTTCTGGTTTCCGCCGTCGCGCTCGCCGCCACTGCCGTTCCTGCATCGGCAGTCCCACCGGCTGGTACCGGTGCCACCCGCTACATCGTGCAGTACAGCGCGAATGCCGACGTGGCAGCAGAGGCGGCCGGACTGCGGGCGCAGGGCGTCGCCGTCGGCCGTACCTTCTCACACGCCGTCCGCGCCGCGGTGGTCACCGCCAATCCTGCCCAGGCGGCGGCCCTGGCACGTTCCGGCCGCGTGGTCTCGGTGGAAGTGGATCTGCCCGTCACCGTTTCCGCGACCGAGCAGCCGGCACCGTGGGGCCTGGACCGGATCGACCAGAAGTCCTTGCCCCTGTCCGGGTCCTACACCTGGACCTCTTCCGGCGCCGGCGTGACGGCCTACGTGGTGGACACGGGCGTCCTGGCCTCGCACACCGACTTCGGAGGCAGGGTGGCCGCCGGTTGGTCTGCCGTGGCCGATGGCCGTGGATCGAGCGACTGCAACGGACACGGCACGCACGTCGCCGGTTCAGTGGCCGGCTCCACCTACGGTGTGGCAAAGGCTGCCACCGTGGTGCCGGTGAGGGTGCTCGACTGCAACGGTTCCGGCTACAACTCCGACGTGGTGGCCGGGCTCGACTGGGTGGCCGCCAACCACACCGCCGGTACGCCCGCGGTGGCCAACCTGAGCCTGGGCGGCGGCGCGAGCACCACGGTGGATGCGGCCATCCAGGCAGTAATCAACGACGGCGTCACCGCGGTGGTTGCCGCCGGCAACTCCGCCGTGGACGCCTGCAACAGTTCTCCCGCCCGGGTCCCCGCCGCCGTTACGGTGGCTGCCAGCGACTCTGCCGACCGGCAGGCCTCCTTCTCCAACTTCGGCTCCTGCGTGGACCTCTACGCACCCGGTGTTGGCATCACCTCCACCTACTACACCTCGGCCACCGCCACAGCCTCCATGTCCGGGACCTCAATGGCCTCGCCGCACACGGCAGGGGCGGCCGCGCTGCTGCTGTCCCAGAATCCTGCCCTCACCCCGGCCCAGGTGGGTGCTGCGCTGACATCCAACGCCACCGCCGGGGTAATCACCGGTGCCACCAGCGGAACTCCCAACCGCCTGCTGTTCGCCGGCACTGTTGCTGCTGCCCCCGCTCCCGCTCCGGTTGCCCCCGCGCCCACCGTCACCGCGGTTAGGCCGGGGACCGATGCCACAGCCGTGGTGGCCGGAACCAACGTAACGGCCACCTTCAGCGCCGCAGTCCAGGGCGTCACCAGCGGAACGTTCGTGCTCAAAAACGCGGCCGGCAGCGCTATCCCCGCCACCGTCGCTTACAACGCCACCACCCGCACAGCCACCCTCGATCCGGCCGCCAGCCTGGCCGCCGACATGCGCTACACGGCGACACTGGTGGGCGGGACCTCGGCCATCCGTGACAGTGCGGGCACCCCGCTGGCCTCCACCAGCTGGAGCTTCCTGACCGGGCCCGCGCCCCTTGTCACCAGCACCACCCCGGGCAGCAACGCGCTGCTGGTGCGCCGGACCAACAGCATCAGCGTCACCTTCAACGAGGCTGTCCAGGGCGTCACCGGAACCACGTTCACCATCAAGAACGCTGCCACCGGAGCCCTGGTGCCGGCCTCCGTATACCGGAACGGAACCACCAATCAGTGGATCCTGGACCCGTCGCAGTCGCTGGCCGCCAAAACCAAGTACACCGTGACTGTGACCGGCGGCGGCGCCGCAGTGCGCGACCTGGCCGGGAACCCCTTCGCCGGCCGGAGCTGGCAGTTCACCACAGGCTCCTTCTAG
- a CDS encoding NAD-dependent epimerase/dehydratase family protein, whose protein sequence is MRVAVTGGSGKLGRHVVRRLADDGHEVLNLDREGERNPGLVVVDLRNYGQVLDVLLGVDDRHSGFDAVVHLGAIPAPGIIPDAATFENNMLATYNVFQAARRAGIKKVVYASSETVLGLPFDVDPPYIPVDEEYPARPESTYSLVKHLEEQMAVELTRWDPELSISGLRFSNVMDAGDYARFPSFDADATLRKWNLWGYIDGRDGAQAVARALENGQPGFEAYIIANADTVMSRSSASLAAEVFPGVKVTKELGEHETMLSIDKARRLLGFEPEHSWRDHLAGTPAGATN, encoded by the coding sequence ATGAGGGTGGCAGTAACCGGGGGAAGCGGAAAGCTGGGACGGCACGTTGTCCGGCGGCTGGCGGATGACGGACACGAGGTGCTGAACCTGGACCGGGAAGGGGAGCGGAACCCCGGGCTGGTGGTGGTGGACCTGCGCAATTACGGCCAGGTCCTTGACGTCCTGCTGGGCGTCGATGACCGGCACAGCGGATTTGATGCCGTGGTCCACCTCGGTGCCATTCCGGCGCCGGGCATCATCCCGGACGCGGCCACCTTCGAGAACAATATGCTCGCCACCTACAACGTTTTCCAGGCGGCCCGCCGGGCCGGGATCAAGAAGGTGGTGTACGCGTCCAGCGAGACGGTGCTGGGACTGCCTTTCGACGTCGACCCGCCCTACATTCCCGTGGATGAGGAGTACCCGGCACGGCCTGAAAGCACCTACTCCCTGGTGAAGCACCTTGAGGAGCAGATGGCAGTGGAGCTGACCCGCTGGGACCCGGAGCTGAGCATCTCCGGCCTGAGGTTCTCCAACGTCATGGACGCCGGGGACTATGCCAGGTTCCCAAGCTTCGACGCCGACGCAACATTGCGGAAGTGGAACCTCTGGGGCTACATCGACGGGCGCGACGGGGCGCAGGCCGTGGCCCGCGCGCTGGAGAACGGCCAGCCCGGATTCGAGGCGTACATCATCGCAAACGCGGACACGGTAATGAGCCGGTCAAGCGCAAGCCTCGCTGCTGAAGTGTTCCCCGGCGTCAAAGTCACCAAGGAGTTGGGCGAGCACGAGACCATGCTGTCCATTGACAAGGCCCGGCGGCTGCTCGGCTTCGAGCCCGAACACTCCTGGCGGGATCACCTTGCGGGTACCCCCGCAGGCGCCACGAACTAA
- a CDS encoding adenylate kinase yields MTRLLIIGPPGSGKGTQAEQLARHFGIPAVSTGEIFRSNVSRQTELGNEAARYLDGGDFVPDHLTNALVKDRLEDADVRAGFLLDGYPRTAPQVVELDNFLVSQGGSLDAVIELRASDSELEQRMLQRAQKEGRRDDTVDVFRRRLDLYHRETHEVVSVYAGRGLLVSVNGSGDPGEITELAITAIERFINGKGERA; encoded by the coding sequence ATGACAAGACTGCTCATCATCGGTCCGCCCGGCTCCGGCAAGGGAACCCAGGCCGAACAGTTGGCCCGGCACTTCGGTATTCCAGCGGTCTCCACCGGTGAGATCTTCCGGAGCAATGTCAGCAGGCAGACGGAACTGGGCAACGAAGCTGCCAGGTATCTCGACGGCGGGGATTTTGTGCCGGACCACCTTACCAACGCCTTGGTTAAGGATCGCCTCGAGGATGCCGACGTCCGCGCCGGCTTTCTTTTGGACGGGTACCCCCGCACCGCACCCCAGGTGGTGGAACTGGACAACTTCCTGGTTTCGCAGGGCGGTTCCCTCGATGCAGTGATAGAACTTCGTGCCTCCGACTCCGAGCTGGAACAGCGGATGCTGCAGCGTGCACAAAAGGAGGGCCGCAGGGACGATACGGTGGATGTGTTCCGGCGCCGCCTTGACCTGTATCACCGGGAGACCCACGAAGTGGTGTCTGTCTACGCCGGCCGGGGATTGCTGGTGTCTGTGAACGGCAGCGGAGATCCGGGCGAAATCACCGAACTGGCGATAACCGCCATCGAACGCTTCATCAACGGAAAGGGAGAACGCGCATGA
- a CDS encoding GAF and ANTAR domain-containing protein, translated as MASESTAKTDTSITEHLHELVLNSSDVEDFLNELAQVSARNLSEPGDEVLCAITLLRQRKAATVTSSSPAAEAVARLEYEFSQTPSMEASASQATVSVPDVREDGHWPEYSASLLSQGIRSVLAVPFELEGETKAALLLYSSRPNRFESRVLEFAEDFVSQTSLALRLAVRVANYSETAANLRATLESRTVIDMAVGIIMGQNRCSQHDAFEILKTASSTRNSKLHDVAASVVNSLGQGPARTHYDG; from the coding sequence GTGGCCAGCGAGTCAACAGCAAAAACCGATACTTCAATAACTGAGCACCTGCATGAACTCGTCCTCAACAGCTCTGACGTTGAGGACTTCCTTAACGAACTGGCGCAGGTGTCCGCCCGTAATCTCTCCGAGCCCGGCGACGAGGTGCTCTGCGCCATCACCCTGTTGCGGCAACGGAAGGCTGCCACGGTGACCAGCAGCAGTCCGGCCGCCGAGGCCGTCGCGCGGCTTGAGTACGAGTTCAGCCAGACACCCAGCATGGAGGCTTCCGCGTCCCAGGCCACGGTCTCTGTGCCCGACGTCCGGGAGGACGGCCACTGGCCTGAGTACTCCGCGTCCCTGCTGAGCCAGGGCATCCGCTCCGTCCTTGCCGTTCCGTTCGAGCTGGAGGGCGAGACGAAAGCGGCGCTGTTGCTGTACTCGAGCCGCCCCAACCGCTTTGAGTCCCGGGTGCTCGAGTTTGCTGAGGACTTCGTCTCCCAGACGTCCCTCGCGCTGCGGCTTGCGGTGCGCGTCGCGAATTACAGCGAGACTGCGGCCAACCTCCGGGCCACCCTGGAATCACGGACAGTGATCGACATGGCCGTGGGCATCATCATGGGCCAAAACAGGTGCAGCCAGCATGACGCTTTTGAGATCCTGAAGACGGCGTCGAGCACCCGCAATTCCAAGCTGCATGACGTGGCAGCATCAGTGGTTAACTCGCTTGGCCAGGGCCCTGCCCGCACCCACTACGACGGGTAG
- a CDS encoding response regulator transcription factor, which translates to MEKKRVCVVVEDDDDIRGLISVVLRRAGFEVKAVATGAEGITAAADPAVSLITLDLGLPDMDGHVVARAVAALSKAPLLFLTARSENDDVLAGVVSGAAAYLTKPFSPRELRDVAEQLCPAPLSQLPHIPGKSLC; encoded by the coding sequence ATGGAAAAGAAACGCGTCTGCGTGGTGGTTGAAGACGACGACGATATCCGCGGACTGATTAGCGTCGTCCTGAGACGCGCAGGATTTGAGGTCAAGGCTGTGGCCACCGGTGCCGAGGGCATCACCGCTGCAGCAGACCCTGCCGTCTCACTGATCACCCTGGATTTGGGCCTGCCTGACATGGACGGGCACGTGGTGGCCCGCGCCGTAGCCGCCTTGAGCAAGGCTCCGCTCCTTTTCCTCACGGCCAGGTCTGAGAACGACGACGTGTTGGCAGGCGTGGTCTCCGGCGCCGCCGCCTACCTCACCAAACCCTTCAGCCCCAGGGAACTGCGGGACGTGGCCGAACAGCTGTGCCCGGCTCCGCTTTCACAGCTTCCGCACATACCCGGCAAATCCCTCTGCTAG